Proteins from one Bactrocera neohumeralis isolate Rockhampton chromosome 3, APGP_CSIRO_Bneo_wtdbg2-racon-allhic-juicebox.fasta_v2, whole genome shotgun sequence genomic window:
- the LOC126753359 gene encoding larval serum protein 1 beta chain-like, whose amino-acid sequence MRCALACFVSIVGCVLVAGQILEPTQQMKYADKVFLEKQKFLLEIVHRIENPLLFEEYLKYAKDFHFEKTDYTQYDYYMEKFVGAYKAGYILPRGEFFGALVKSHIMQALGLFNHFYYAKDFETFMRVASWARVHVSEGMFVYALNLAIIHRDDSEGLILPTIYEMLPQHFFTSKLVYEAQRFDYDVWSKQIMYEKEYKDYLYQDNKEAYSTHAQIYTKDWKTWQWWKMMGLAEHWYAVDGAQVLTGVSSVNADILKDTHIYFMPTDYTRNVEWYNEQSKLSYFTEDVEWNAYWYYAHMDYAYFLNSSQYDFASERRGEYWAHNMQTMLARYYWERLTQELGEIPEYSSGITYEEGYQPQLNSYNGIKFGFRENDFDPKHYTNFDQFNRFMFYYRRVTVLLEQGHITTGNGTVIDLRKPESIEVMANLLEGNADLFDSHYEIYWRVLSHMYFTGAEPNALHVLPHIFSNYETMFRDPFTYSYYKRFYQVLYKFSSLLPAYTKTDLLLPGVSVMDVQVSELLTYFDYSDFDVSTLLNDKMVFDDGQYVWNKMLLARQQRLNHKPFTMDYIITADKPQKVVIRAFLGPKFDSNRRVLSLAQNRENFIEIDEFIYQLAAGENKIQRNSDDFYWTIGERSTYTALYKSVMLAYEGKQQFVVNATQPHNGFPDRLLLPRGWAKGFPMQLFFFVAPYNGAHEHYPSYEHTSFAGGIGSGKRYIDDMPLNYPFDRPIDEVEFFVPNMFIRNVKVYHEDRLEKYQEHNYANFGSFDYSN is encoded by the exons ATGCGCTGTGCCTTAGCTTGCTTCGTCAGCATTGTGGGCTGCGTGCTCGTAGCTGGACAAATCTTAGAGCCAACACAGCAGATGAAATATGCCGATAAGGTATTCTtggagaaacaaaaatttctgcTCGAAATAGTGCATCGCATTGAAAACCCACTGTTGTTCGAAGAGTATCTCAAATATGCCAAGGACTTCCATTTCGAGAAAACGGATTATACG CAATATGACTACTACATGGAGAAATTCGTCGGCGCCTACAAAGCAGGCTACATACTACCACGTGGTGAATTCTTTGGCGCTTTGGTGAAATCGCACATAATGCAAGCGTTGGGTCTCTTCAATCACTTCTACTACGCCAAGGACTTTGAGACGTTCATGCGCGTTGCCAGCTGGGCGCGTGTGCACGTCAGCGAAGGCATGTTCGTGTATGCGCTCAACTTGGCGATCATACATCGTGACGACAGCGAAGGCCTAATATTGCCAACCATCTACGAAATGTTGCCACAACACTTTTTCACCAGTAAATTGGTATACGAAGCGCAAAGATTCGATTACGATGTGTGGAGCAAGCAGATTATGTACGAGAAGGAGTACAAGGACTACCTGTATCAGGATAATAAGGAAGCTTATAGCACGCACGCGCAAATTTACACTAAAGATTGGAAGACCTGGCAATGGTGGAAGATGATGGGCTTGGCTGAGCACTGGTATGCGGTAGATGGCGCGCAGGTGCTAACTGGCGTTTCGTCGGTAAACGCGGATATACTTAAGGACACACACATCTACTTTATGCCCACAGATTATACACGCAATGTGGAATGGTACAACGAACAGTCGAAATTGTCCTACTTCACCGAGGATGTGGAGTGGAATGCTTATTGGTACTACGCGCATATGGATTATGCTTACTTCTTGAACAGCAGCCAATATGACTTTGCGTCGGAGCGACGGGGCGAGTACTGGGCGCATAATATGCAGACGATGTTGGCGCGTTACTATTGGGAGCGTTTAACGCAAGAACTCGGCGAAATACCTGAATACTCTTCGGGTATCACTTACGAGGAGGGCTATCAGCCGCAATTGAACAGTTATAACGGCATCAAGTTCGGTTTTAGGGAGAACGATTTCGATCCCAAGCATTATACGAATTTCGATCAATTCAACCGTTTCATGTTCTACTACCGACGTGTGACGGTACTGCTCGAGCAGGGTCACATCACCACCGGCAATGGCACTGTGATTGATTTGCGTAAACCCGAGTCAATTGAGGTTATGGCAAATCTGTTGGAAGGTAATGCTGATTTATTTGATTCACACTACGAAATCTATTGGCGTGTGCTCTCGCATATGTATTTTACTGGCGCTGAGCCCAATGCTTTGCAtgtgttgccacatattttcaGTAATTACGAAACCATGTTCCGCGATCCGTTCACATACAGTTACTACAAACGCTTCTATCAGGTGTTGTATAAATTTAGCTCGTTGCTACCGGCATACACGAAAACCGATTTGCTGTTGCCTGGCGTTAGCGTAATGGATGTGCAAGTGAGTGAGCTGTTGACCTACTTCGATTACAGCGATTTTGATGTGAGCACTTTGCTGAATGACAAAATGGTGTTCGACGATGGTCAATATGTTTGGAATAAAATGTTGTTGGCCCGTCAACAGCGTCTCAATCACAAGCCATTCACCATGGATTACATCATCACGGCTGATAAGCCGCAAAAGGTTGTGATACGCGCCTTCCTTGGTCCCAAATTTGACTCAAATAGACGCGTCTTATCTTTGGCACAAAATCGtgagaatttcattgaaattgatgAGTTCATTTACCAGCTCGCCGCTGGCGAGAATAAAATTCAACGCAACTCAGACGACTTCTATTGGACCATTGGGGAGCGCAGCACGTACACCGCGCTGTACAAGTCGGTAATGCTCGCTTACGAAGGTAAACagcaatttgttgtgaatgCCACGCAGCCTCATAATGGCTTCCCTGATCGTCTGCTATTGCCGCGTGGTTGGGCCAAGGGTTTCCCAATGCAGCTGTTCTTCTTTGTGGCTCCATATAATGGCGCACATGAGCACTATCCTAGTTATGAGCATACTTCGTTCGCTGGTGGCATCGGTTCGGGTAAACGCTATATTGATGATATGCCACTGAACTATCCTTTCGATCGCCCGATCGACGAAGTTGAGttctttgtgccaaatatgTTTATAAGGAATGTTAAGGTGTACCATGAAGATAGATTGGAGAAATATCAGGAACATAATTATGCCAATTTCGGCAGCTTTGATTActcgaattga